The following proteins are encoded in a genomic region of Chelmon rostratus isolate fCheRos1 chromosome 3, fCheRos1.pri, whole genome shotgun sequence:
- the LOC121604379 gene encoding histone H2A: protein MSGRGKTGGKARAKAKTRSSRAGLQFPVGRVHRLLRKGNYAERVGAGAPVYLAAVLEYLTAEILELAGNAARDNKKTRIIPRHLQLAVRNDEELNKLLGGVTIAQGGVLPNIQAVLLPKKTEKPAKAK, encoded by the coding sequence ATGAGTGGAAGAGGCAAAACCGGCGGAAAGGCCAGAGCAAAGGCAAAGACCCGCTCCTCCCGTGCCGGGCTCCAGTTCCCAGTCGGCCgtgtccacaggctgctgcgCAAAGGCAACTATGCCGAGCGTGTGGGTGCCGGTGCCCCCGTCTACCTGGCGGCTGTGCTCGAGTATCTGACCGCTGAGATCCTGGAGTTGGCCGGAAACGCTGCCCGCGACAACAAGAAGACTCGTATCATCCCCCGTCACTTGCAGCTGGCCGTCCGCAACGACGAGGAGCTCAACAAGCTGCTGGGTGGGGTCACCATTGCTCAGGGTGGTGTGCTGCCCAACATCCAGGCTGTACTGCTGCCCAAGAAGACCGAGAAGCCCGCCAAGGCCAAGTAA
- the LOC121604366 gene encoding histone H1-like: MAEVAPAPAAAPAKAAKKKAATKPRKAGPSVSELIVKAVAASKERSGVSAAALKKNLAAGGYDVDKNKSRVKIAIKSLVAKGTLVQTKGTGASGSFKMNKKVAEPKAKKPAAKKAAPKAKKPAAKKAAAAKKPKAAAAKKPAAAAKKSPKKAKKPAAAAKKATKSPKKAKSPKKVAAKKPAAAKKALAKKAAKPKAKKVAPKKK; encoded by the coding sequence atggCAGAAGTAGCACCAGCTCCAGCCGCCGCTCCGGCGAAAGCAGCCAAGAAGAAGGCGGCAACCAAGCCCAGGAAAGCCGGTCCCAGTGTCAGCGAGCTTATCGTCAAAGCTGTGGCCGCATCCAAGGAGCGCAGCGGCGTGTCTGCAGCTGCCCTCAAGAAGAACTTGGCTGCCGGAGGCTACGATGTGGACAAGAACAAGTCCCGCGTCAAGATCGCCATCAAGAGTCTGGTGGCGAAGGGGACTCTGGTCCAGACCAAGGGGACCGGGGCGTCCGGATCCTTCAAGATGAACAAGAAGGTGGCCGAGCCCAAAGCCAAGAAGCCCGCAGCTAAGAAAGCCGCTCCTAAAGCCAAGAAGCCCGCAGCAAAGAAAGCCGCAGCGGCCAAAAAGCCCAAAGCAGCGGCAGCCAAGAAGCCAGCAGCCGCCGCTAAGAAATCCCCGAAAAAGGCCAAGAAACCCGCAGCGGCAGCTAAGAAAGCAACCAAGAGCCCCAAGAAGGCCAAGAGTCCCAAGAAAGTGGCAGCAAAGAAGCCCGCAGCAGCCAAGAAAGCTCTCGCTAAGAAGGCTGCAAAGCCCAAAGCCAAGAAAGTAGCACCCAAGAAGAAGTGA
- the LOC121604357 gene encoding CD209 antigen-like protein E: MNERLDVFAEGAGQSHNHSKWTTELKSSENIYENEEEIHTLEPNRTGPALSGAGDGKKGSRRAAAAFLGLLFVLLLTGLITLAFLNNKGHSEWKKEMVLSQTRSNNLSKELFQLQKRFEDMTKERNDLQRKLQDHHVQLGWVFYSGSLYYISSLKKSWQQSRDDCLQRGADLVIINSKEEQEFARRFRKLVWIGLTDNKTEGTWKWVDGTPLTTSYWAQNEPNGVQHRDEDCAEIKIYDLENSWNDESCSLQRFWMCEKKKTW, translated from the exons ATGAATGAGCGGTTGGATGTCTTTGCCGAGGGAGCAGGACAGTCACATAATCACAGCAAATGGACGACGGAGTTAAAAAGTTCAGAAAATATTtatgaaaatgaagaagagaTCCACACTCTGGAGCCAAACAGAACTGGACCTGCACTCTCAG GTGCTGGAGATGGAAAGAAGGGTTCccgcagagctgctgcagcgttTCTGGGTCTGCTGTTCGTTCTCCTCCTGACTGGACTCATAACTCTGGCTTTCCTGA ACAACAAAGGCCACTCTGAGTGGAAAAAAGAGATGGTCCTGTCACAGACCAGGTCCAACAATCTGTCTAAAGAACTGTTCCAGCTCCAGAAAAGATTTGAAGACATGACCAAAGAGAGAAATGATCTTCAGAGAAAACTTCAAG ATCATCATGTCCAACTAGGGTGGGTGTTTTACAGCGGTAGTTTGTATTACATTTCATCTCTGAAGAAATCCTGGCAACAAAGCAGAGATGACTGTCTGCAAAGAGGTGCAGACCTGGTGATTatcaacagcaaagaagaacag GAATTCGCAAGACGTTTCCGGAAGCTCGTGTGGATTGGACTGACTGACAACAAGACAGAGGGGACGTGGAAATGGGTGGATGGGACTCCACTGACCACAAG CTACTGGGCCCAAAATGAGCCAAATGGTGTTCAACACAGAGATGAAGACTGCGCAGAAATAAAGATCTATGATTTGGAAAACAGCTGGAATGATGAATCGTGCTCCCTTCAAAGATTCTGgatgtgtgaaaagaaaaagacttgGTAA
- the LOC121604352 gene encoding CD209 antigen-like, whose translation MSEDLYAVPDLTKKVRFQTDKKQDGNSDVGDIGKVTIYDNCWAEGSTPQESQDYTTDVQQQTSSVNVSSGKRSLCRAAGVFLGLLCLALLAATIVLVALLIQHKNLWETDRNRLWVDNAKLTSERDELQTNNSEMESIIHNLTRKTSRLKDEKNLLQEINTNLTNERDELQKEIETTCCPGGWMKFGNSCYLFSTTKIAWKDSSEFCEEHDAQLVIISSKKEQKFLTLFNTQVWIGLTRDTSTGLWRWVNGTELYEEYWAAGQPDNNGPGGRSENCVEIGRNSKLRNWNDLECSSSRNFICEKVLQ comes from the exons ATGTCTGAGGATCTCTATGCCGTGCCAGACCTCACCAAGAAGGTTAGATTTCAGACAGATAAGAAGCAGGACGGAAACTCTGACGTGGGTGACATTGGAAAAGTAACGATTTATGACAACTGCTGGGCAGAGGGGAGTACTCCACAGGAATCACAGGACTACACTACTGACGTCCAACAGCAAA CCTCTTCAGTCAATGTAAGTTCAGGAAAGAGGAGTctttgcagagctgctggagtgtTTCTGGGGCTGCTGTGTCTTGCCCTCCTGGCTGCAACCATTGTCCTGGTGGCCCTGT TGATTCAACACAAAAACCTCTGGGAGACGGACAGAAATCGACTGTGGGTGGACAATGCCAAACTGACCAGTGAGAGAGACgaactgcagacaaacaacagtGAGATGGAAAGCATCATTCACAACCTGACCCGCAAGACAAGCCGGTTAAAGGATGAGAAAAACCTGTTGCAGGAAATTAACACCAACCTCACCAATGAGAGAGATGAATTGCAAAAGGAGATTG AGACAACATGCTGTCCTGGCGGTTGGATGAAGTTTGGCAATAGTTgttatttgttttccaccacAAAGATAGCATGGAAAGACAGCAGCGAGTTCTGTGAAGAGCATGATGCACAGCTGGTGATCATATCTAGCAAAAAGGAACAG AAATTCCTCACTTTATTCAACACGCAAGTCTGGATTGGTCTGACTCGTGATACGAGCACAGGATTGTGGAGATGGGTAAATGGAACGGAACTTTACGAAGA GTACTGGGCAGCAGGTCAGCCGGATAATAACGGACCTGGTGGCAGGAGTGAAAACTGTGTTGAGATTGGCCGCAACTCAAAATTACGTAACTGGAATGACTTGGAATGCTCTAGTTCTAGAAACTTTATCTGTGAGAAAGTACTTCAGTAG
- the LOC121604368 gene encoding histone H1-like, producing the protein MAEVAPAPAAAPAKAAKKKAATKPRKVGPSVSELIVKAVAASKERSGVSAAALKKNLAAGGYDVDKNKSRVKIAIKSLVAKGILVQTKGTGASGSFKMNKKVAEPKAKKPATKKAAPKAKKPAAKKAAAAKKPKAAAAKKPAAAAKKSPKKAKKPAAAAKKATKSPKKAKSPKKVAAKKPAAAKKAPAKKAAKPKVKKVAPKKK; encoded by the coding sequence ATGGCAGAAGTAGCACCAGCTCCAGCCGCCGCCCCGGCGAAAGCAGCCAAGAAGAAGGCGGCAACCAAGCCCAGGAAAGTCGGTCCGAGCGTCAGCGAGCTTATCGTCAAAGCTGTGGCCGCATCCAAGGAGCGCAGCGGCGTGTCTGCAGCTGCCCTCAAGAAGAACCTGGCTGCCGGAGGCTACGATGTGGACAAGAACAAGTCCCGCGTCAAGATCGCCATCAAGAGCCTGGTGGCGAAGGGGATTCTGGTCCAGACCAAGGGGACCGGAGCATCCGGCTCCTTCAAGATGAACAAGAAGGTGGCCGAGCCCAAAGCCAAGAAGCCCGCAACCAAGAAAGCCGCTCCTAAAGCCAAGAAGCCCGCAGCAAAGAAAGCCGCAGCGGCCAAAAAGCCCAAAGCAGCGGCAGCCAAGAAGCCAGCAGCCGCCGCTAAGAAATCCCCGAAGAAGGCCAAGAAACCCGCAGCGGCAGCTAAGAAAGCAACCAAGAGCCCCAAGAAGGCCAAGAGTCCCAAGAAAGTGGCAGCAAAGAAGCCCGCAGCAGCCAAGAAAGCTCCCGCTAAGAAGGCTGCAAAGCCCAAAGTCAAGAAAGTAGCACCCAAGAAGAAGTGA
- the LOC121604378 gene encoding histone H2A, with translation MSGRGKTGGKARAKAKTRSSRAGLQFPVGRVHRLLRKGNYAERVGAGAPVYLAAVLEYLTAEILELAGNAARDNKKTRIIPRHLQLAVRNDEELNKLLGGVTIAQGGVLPNIQAVLLPKKTEKPAKAK, from the coding sequence ATGAGTGGAAGAGGCAAAACCGGCGGAAAGGCCAGAGCTAAGGCAAAGACCCGCTCCTCTCGTGCCGGGCTTCAGTTCCCAGTCGGCCgtgtccacaggctgctgcgCAAAGGCAACTATGCCGAGCGTGTGGGTGCCGGCGCCCCCGTCTACCTGGCGGCTGTGCTCGAGTATCTGACCGCTGAGATCCTGGAGTTGGCCGGAAACGCTGCCCGCGACAACAAGAAGACTCGTATCATCCCCCGTCACTTGCAGTTGGCTGTCCGCAACGACGAGGAGCTCAACAAGCTGCTGGGTGGAGTCACCATTGCTCAGGGTGGTGTGCTGCCTAACATCCAGGCTGTTCTCCTGCCCAAGAAGACCGAGAAGCCCGCCAAGGCCAAGTAA